The following coding sequences lie in one Isoptericola variabilis 225 genomic window:
- a CDS encoding transporter substrate-binding domain-containing protein, with protein sequence MRPSRPALAATLVPAVALGLAACSSPDDAPETPETSAATDAAGGECSPETLPTLTEGTLTVAAGEPYEPWYVGEPTSGEGFESALVYAVASELGYAEEDVEWVTVTFEQIISPAIKPFDIAAYQTTITEERAEAVDFSSPYLTSRQGVIVADEGDFAGASTLADLEGARVGVTASQTSLDAAEAAWGDAVEIVPFNAAGDGMTALSSGTIDAMVMDVDQGVAASTVYFPDTQVIGTLPATGEPEQLGLVLDKDSELTDCVSQAVEALEADGTLAELRTEWLKSDDVPELS encoded by the coding sequence GTGCGCCCGTCCCGCCCCGCCCTCGCCGCCACCCTCGTCCCGGCCGTCGCCCTCGGGCTGGCGGCGTGCTCGTCGCCCGACGACGCCCCCGAGACCCCCGAGACCTCCGCGGCCACCGACGCCGCGGGCGGCGAGTGCAGCCCGGAGACGCTGCCCACCCTCACCGAGGGCACGCTGACCGTCGCCGCGGGGGAGCCGTACGAGCCCTGGTACGTGGGCGAGCCGACGAGCGGCGAGGGCTTCGAGTCGGCGCTCGTGTACGCGGTGGCCTCCGAGCTCGGCTACGCCGAGGAGGACGTCGAGTGGGTCACGGTGACGTTCGAGCAGATCATCAGCCCGGCCATCAAGCCGTTCGACATCGCGGCCTACCAGACGACGATCACGGAGGAGCGCGCCGAGGCCGTCGACTTCTCGAGCCCGTACCTCACGAGCCGCCAGGGCGTCATCGTCGCGGACGAGGGCGACTTCGCCGGTGCCTCGACGCTCGCCGACCTCGAGGGCGCGCGCGTCGGCGTGACGGCGTCGCAGACGTCGCTCGACGCCGCCGAGGCCGCGTGGGGCGACGCCGTCGAGATCGTGCCGTTCAACGCCGCGGGCGACGGCATGACCGCGCTGTCGTCGGGCACGATCGACGCGATGGTCATGGACGTCGACCAGGGCGTGGCCGCCTCGACCGTCTACTTCCCCGACACGCAGGTGATCGGCACCCTGCCGGCGACCGGCGAGCCGGAGCAGCTCGGCCTCGTGCTCGACAAGGACTCGGAGCTCACCGACTGCGTGTCGCAGGCGGTCGAGGCGCTCGAGGCCGACGGCACGCTCGCCGAGCTGCGCACCGAGTGGCTCAAGTCGGACGACGTGCCCGAGCTGTCCTGA
- a CDS encoding dsRBD fold-containing protein codes for MKASVGDRIVTASGVVGAAVREGVVVSVRNADGSPPYLVRWSDTGDETLVFPGPDTVVRHGDGGAQEGEAAGAATGTSAGHGVPARSTTWHVQLTLVESQGSTTAEATLVAGPAEHGDVGALRAVGHARKDPGDEEVPVIGDEVAAGRALRRLADALLGQAEQDISARTGNKAHVHP; via the coding sequence ATGAAGGCGTCGGTCGGTGACCGGATCGTGACGGCGTCCGGCGTGGTGGGTGCCGCGGTGCGCGAGGGGGTCGTGGTGAGCGTGCGCAACGCGGACGGCTCGCCGCCCTACCTGGTGCGATGGTCGGACACGGGGGACGAGACGCTGGTCTTCCCCGGTCCGGACACCGTGGTGCGGCACGGCGACGGCGGCGCGCAGGAGGGCGAGGCGGCGGGTGCCGCGACGGGGACGTCGGCGGGCCACGGGGTCCCGGCGCGCTCGACGACGTGGCACGTGCAGCTCACGCTGGTGGAGTCGCAGGGCAGCACGACGGCCGAGGCGACGCTCGTCGCGGGGCCGGCCGAGCACGGCGACGTCGGGGCGCTGCGTGCCGTCGGGCACGCGCGCAAGGACCCGGGCGACGAGGAGGTGCCGGTGATCGGCGACGAGGTCGCCGCCGGTCGCGCGCTGCGCCGGCTCGCGGACGCGCTCCTCGGACAGGCCGAGCAGGACATCTCGGCGCGGACGGGCAACAAGGCGCACGTGCACCCCTGA
- a CDS encoding ATP-binding cassette domain-containing protein, whose amino-acid sequence MAALHHLGRHDGRERADALLAQFGLTDAASKPVSTWSGGMRRKLDLAMTLVGSPAVVFLDEPTTGLDPRSRRTLWDEVRALVAAGTTILLTTQYLEEADQLADRIAVLDGGIMARFRTMAISPGSVLSGQVLGFVVQGLAAVTLVVLAAVAMGYRPAAGALDWLGRPRRGRPTCP is encoded by the coding sequence TTGGCGGCCCTGCACCACCTGGGCCGCCACGACGGGCGCGAGCGCGCCGACGCCCTCCTGGCGCAGTTCGGCCTGACCGACGCGGCGAGCAAGCCCGTGTCGACGTGGTCGGGCGGCATGCGCCGCAAGCTCGACCTCGCGATGACGCTCGTCGGCAGCCCGGCGGTCGTCTTCCTCGACGAGCCCACCACCGGGCTCGACCCGCGCAGCCGTCGCACCCTGTGGGACGAAGTCCGGGCGCTCGTGGCGGCCGGCACCACGATCCTGCTCACCACGCAGTACCTCGAGGAGGCCGACCAGCTCGCCGACCGCATCGCGGTGCTCGACGGCGGCATCATGGCGCGGTTCCGGACGATGGCCATCTCCCCGGGCTCGGTGCTGTCGGGCCAGGTGCTCGGCTTCGTCGTGCAGGGGCTGGCCGCCGTCACGCTCGTCGTGCTCGCGGCCGTCGCGATGGGCTACCGGCCCGCGGCCGGCGCCCTCGACTGGCTCGGTCGTCCTCGTCGAGGGCGGCCGACTTGCCCGTGA
- a CDS encoding amino acid ABC transporter permease, translated as MTDAWVPSERARAREAFRRAQHRRALLVAGVATAVLCVAVVLVVTGAPGWDRARRAFFSPERAWEVLPDVAAGLVLNLRVWVVASAVGLAVGLLLAVVRTSRLPALFPLRVLATVYVDVFRGVPVLLVLLLVGFGLPALRLEWLPVSAAFLGGLAIVLTYTAYLAEIFRAGIESVHPSQVAAARSLGLTRGQAVRRVVLPQAVRNVTAPVASVLVSLQKDSGLISILGAVDAIRAAQIATTGDYNFTPYVVAGALFLLVSIPLTRLVDAWSARQGWRGELRGVPGAGVLR; from the coding sequence ATGACCGACGCCTGGGTGCCGTCCGAGCGCGCCCGCGCGCGCGAGGCGTTCCGGCGCGCGCAGCACCGCCGGGCGCTGCTCGTGGCGGGCGTCGCGACGGCGGTGCTGTGCGTCGCCGTCGTCCTCGTCGTCACCGGTGCGCCCGGGTGGGACCGCGCGCGTCGCGCGTTCTTCTCGCCCGAGCGGGCGTGGGAGGTCCTGCCCGACGTCGCGGCCGGGCTCGTGCTCAACCTGCGGGTCTGGGTCGTGGCGTCGGCCGTGGGGCTCGCCGTGGGACTGCTGCTCGCGGTCGTGCGCACCTCGCGGCTGCCCGCGCTGTTCCCGCTGCGCGTGCTCGCCACCGTCTACGTCGACGTGTTCCGCGGCGTGCCCGTGCTGCTCGTCCTGCTGCTCGTCGGGTTCGGGCTGCCGGCGCTGCGGCTCGAGTGGCTGCCGGTGAGCGCGGCCTTCCTCGGCGGGCTCGCGATCGTCCTCACCTACACCGCGTACCTCGCGGAGATCTTCCGCGCGGGCATCGAGTCGGTCCACCCCTCGCAGGTCGCGGCGGCGCGCTCGCTCGGGCTCACGCGCGGGCAGGCGGTGCGCCGTGTCGTGCTGCCCCAGGCGGTGAGGAACGTGACCGCGCCCGTCGCGAGCGTGCTCGTGTCGTTGCAGAAGGACTCGGGCCTGATCTCGATCCTCGGTGCGGTCGACGCGATCCGCGCCGCCCAGATCGCCACGACGGGCGACTACAACTTCACGCCCTACGTGGTGGCCGGCGCGCTGTTCCTGCTCGTCTCGATCCCGCTGACCCGCCTCGTCGACGCGTGGTCGGCCCGGCAGGGCTGGCGCGGGGAGCTGCGCGGGGTGCCCGGGGCGGGGGTGCTGCGATGA
- a CDS encoding response regulator transcription factor: protein MTRVLIVDDDPMVRRLLTAVLRGQGIDVVGEATDGDEVPAAVDAHRPDVVLMDLHMRRVGGLDAIRALRRRTDPPAVIALTSFGSDDTVVAALDAGAQGFLGKDDDPDRIANHVRQVAAGAGALDHGAAGAVIRHLEGGRRLDGRRAEALARLEQLTDREREVASYLPHGLSNPEIARLTFLADSTVKVHLSRAMNKLGLTSREQLAVLVDRAGATAPPPPRP from the coding sequence GTGACACGAGTGCTCATCGTCGACGACGACCCGATGGTCCGCCGCCTGCTCACCGCGGTGCTGCGGGGGCAGGGCATCGACGTCGTCGGCGAGGCCACGGACGGCGACGAGGTGCCGGCGGCGGTCGACGCGCACCGTCCCGACGTCGTGCTCATGGACCTGCACATGCGCCGCGTCGGCGGGCTCGACGCGATCCGCGCGCTGCGCCGGCGCACCGACCCGCCCGCGGTCATCGCGCTGACCTCGTTCGGGTCGGACGACACCGTCGTGGCGGCCCTCGACGCGGGCGCGCAGGGCTTCCTCGGCAAGGACGACGACCCGGACCGGATCGCGAACCACGTCCGCCAGGTCGCCGCCGGGGCGGGCGCGCTCGACCACGGTGCGGCGGGCGCCGTCATCCGGCACCTCGAGGGCGGGCGGCGGCTCGACGGTCGCCGCGCCGAGGCCCTCGCGCGGCTCGAGCAGCTCACCGACCGGGAGCGCGAGGTCGCCTCCTACCTGCCGCACGGGCTGTCGAACCCGGAGATCGCCCGGCTGACGTTCCTCGCGGACTCGACGGTCAAGGTCCACCTGAGCCGGGCGATGAACAAGCTCGGGCTCACCTCGCGCGAACAGCTCGCGGTCCTCGTCGACCGCGCCGGAGCCACGGCACCCCCACCACCACGGCCCTGA
- a CDS encoding amino acid ABC transporter ATP-binding protein — MSAAASGEQPLLSLRGVRKSYGTGAARKVVLDGIDLDVAEHACVVVVGSSGSGKSTLLRVVDLLDDVDDGQVLLDGEDVADPWVDANAVRARLAMVFQQYNLFPHLRVLDNVTLAPRVVHRWPRAEAEQAGLAMLEKVGLAHKARAYPDQLSGGEQQRAAIARALVTGPELLLLDEVTSALDPELVGEVLDLLLALRDEGTTMLVATHEMGFARDVADEVVFLHEGRVHERGTPAEVLDDPRRERTREFLRRLR; from the coding sequence ATGAGCGCGGCGGCGAGCGGGGAGCAGCCGCTGCTCTCCCTGCGCGGCGTGCGCAAGTCCTACGGCACGGGCGCCGCGCGCAAGGTCGTGCTCGACGGGATCGACCTCGACGTCGCGGAGCACGCGTGCGTCGTCGTCGTGGGCTCGTCGGGGTCGGGCAAGTCGACGCTGCTGCGCGTCGTCGACCTGCTCGACGACGTCGACGACGGTCAGGTCCTGCTCGACGGCGAGGACGTCGCCGACCCGTGGGTCGACGCGAACGCCGTCCGCGCCCGTCTCGCGATGGTCTTCCAGCAGTACAACCTCTTCCCGCACCTGCGCGTGCTCGACAACGTCACGCTCGCGCCGCGCGTCGTGCACCGCTGGCCGCGCGCCGAGGCCGAGCAGGCGGGCCTGGCGATGCTCGAGAAGGTCGGGCTCGCGCACAAGGCCCGCGCGTACCCCGACCAGCTCTCGGGCGGCGAGCAGCAGCGCGCGGCGATCGCCCGGGCGCTCGTGACCGGCCCGGAGCTGCTGCTGCTCGACGAGGTCACGTCCGCGCTCGACCCCGAGCTCGTCGGCGAGGTGCTCGACCTCCTGCTCGCCCTGCGCGACGAGGGCACCACGATGCTCGTCGCGACGCACGAGATGGGCTTCGCGCGCGACGTCGCCGACGAGGTCGTGTTCCTGCACGAGGGCCGGGTCCACGAGCGCGGCACCCCGGCCGAGGTCCTCGACGACCCGCGCCGCGAGCGCACGCGCGAGTTCCTGCGCCGGCTGCGGTAG
- a CDS encoding sodium:alanine symporter family protein yields the protein METFADIVDSTAGFVWGPFFLIPLLLGTGLFLTVRLRGLQFRKLGPALRLGLVQRKEAHGGAGDISHYQALTTALAATVGVGNIAGVATAIGIGGPGALFWMWVTGLVGMASKYSEAFLGSKFRVVDEKGEQRGGPQEYLRRAIGGPVGAVLAVAFAVFAALAAFGIGNMTQTNTIAASLEDQFGVPPLATGLVVMVLVGVVLVGGIKRIGAVTASLVPTMILLYLVAGVLVLGANVTAIPGAFATIFTDAFTGTAATGGFVGSTVALALQYGVARGLFSNESGLGSAAIVAAAAKSHHPVRQGLVSMTQTFIDTLVVVTFTGLVIVTSGAWTGEAEGAAMTAAAMSSGPLSSIGGAVVAIAVVFFALSTVIGWAYYGERCATTLFGIRVSLPYRALFTVACLVGALWELELVWGVADVLNGLMALPNLIGLLLLSGLIVRETRAYLERDPDLTDPPSALEDFVPTR from the coding sequence GTGGAGACCTTCGCCGACATCGTCGACAGCACGGCCGGGTTCGTCTGGGGCCCGTTCTTCCTCATCCCCCTGCTGCTGGGGACGGGCCTGTTCCTCACGGTCCGCCTGCGGGGTCTGCAGTTCCGCAAGCTCGGACCGGCGCTGCGCCTGGGCCTGGTCCAGCGCAAGGAGGCGCACGGCGGCGCGGGCGACATCTCGCACTACCAGGCGCTGACGACGGCGCTCGCCGCGACGGTCGGCGTCGGCAACATCGCGGGCGTCGCGACGGCGATCGGCATCGGCGGCCCGGGCGCGCTGTTCTGGATGTGGGTCACCGGGCTCGTCGGCATGGCGTCGAAGTACTCGGAGGCGTTCCTCGGGTCGAAGTTCCGCGTCGTCGACGAGAAGGGCGAGCAGCGCGGCGGGCCGCAGGAGTACCTGCGACGTGCGATCGGCGGGCCGGTCGGTGCGGTCCTCGCCGTCGCGTTCGCCGTCTTCGCCGCGCTCGCCGCGTTCGGCATCGGCAACATGACGCAGACCAACACGATCGCGGCCTCGCTCGAGGACCAGTTCGGCGTGCCGCCGCTGGCCACGGGGCTGGTCGTCATGGTGCTCGTCGGCGTCGTCCTCGTCGGCGGCATCAAGCGCATCGGCGCGGTCACCGCGTCGCTCGTCCCGACGATGATCCTGCTCTACCTCGTGGCCGGCGTCCTCGTGCTCGGCGCCAACGTCACGGCCATCCCGGGCGCGTTCGCGACGATCTTCACCGACGCCTTCACCGGCACGGCCGCCACGGGCGGCTTCGTCGGGTCGACCGTCGCGCTCGCGCTCCAGTACGGCGTGGCCCGCGGCCTGTTCTCCAACGAGTCGGGCCTCGGCTCGGCCGCGATCGTCGCCGCCGCCGCCAAGTCGCACCACCCCGTGCGCCAGGGCCTGGTCTCCATGACGCAGACGTTCATCGACACGCTCGTCGTCGTCACCTTCACGGGCCTGGTCATCGTCACGTCGGGCGCCTGGACGGGCGAGGCGGAGGGCGCGGCGATGACCGCCGCCGCGATGTCGTCCGGCCCGCTGTCGTCGATCGGCGGCGCCGTGGTCGCGATCGCCGTCGTGTTCTTCGCGCTGTCGACCGTGATCGGCTGGGCCTACTACGGCGAGCGGTGCGCGACGACGCTGTTCGGCATCCGCGTCTCGCTCCCCTACCGGGCGCTCTTCACGGTCGCGTGCCTCGTCGGCGCGCTGTGGGAGCTCGAGCTCGTCTGGGGCGTCGCCGACGTCCTCAACGGCCTCATGGCGCTGCCCAACCTCATCGGCCTGCTGCTCCTGTCGGGCCTCATCGTGCGCGAGACCCGCGCCTACCTCGAGCGCGACCCCGACCTCACCGACCCGCCGTCGGCGCTCGAGGACTTCGTGCCCACCCGCTGA
- a CDS encoding DUF1080 domain-containing protein, producing the protein MPILPRVRPSRLAAAVATVAAVGLAAPCAAASPDGAGVLDVGTCVAPDARPTVVLLDTDSGVANATLPGGCTINDVIDDERTWEDHGSFVTHVRGVTDALVADGELGRRDAARLVAAAGRSDVGTVPGYRTLFDGTATSLEDWEYAGVGGFDLTEDGSLVSRAGAEGGFGTLWYVPEEFGDFSLRLRFRDDAPGDARANSGVQVRFPALHGPVEGCPTTFNGSETGNLSWIAVNCGHEVQINDSPETGSNDPRKTGSIYGFADLTLAEAMPTPKGTWNDLEVRVVGQHYTVIRNGVVINEYENVPGVPFPGRPNDPDSSSRGLVGHVGLQAHGSAPDVVSFRDVRVRPLD; encoded by the coding sequence ATGCCGATCCTGCCCCGCGTCCGTCCGTCCCGTCTCGCCGCCGCCGTCGCCACGGTGGCCGCCGTCGGTCTCGCCGCGCCGTGCGCGGCCGCCTCGCCCGACGGCGCCGGCGTGCTCGACGTCGGGACGTGCGTCGCGCCCGACGCCCGCCCGACCGTCGTCCTGCTCGACACCGACAGCGGCGTCGCGAACGCGACCCTGCCGGGCGGCTGCACGATCAACGACGTCATCGACGACGAGCGCACCTGGGAGGACCACGGGTCGTTCGTGACGCACGTGCGGGGCGTCACGGACGCCCTCGTCGCCGACGGCGAGCTCGGGCGGCGCGACGCCGCGCGCCTCGTCGCCGCGGCGGGCCGGTCCGACGTCGGCACCGTCCCGGGCTACCGGACGCTCTTCGACGGGACCGCGACGTCGCTCGAGGACTGGGAGTACGCGGGCGTCGGCGGGTTCGACCTCACGGAGGACGGGTCGCTCGTCAGCCGCGCGGGCGCCGAGGGCGGTTTCGGCACGCTCTGGTACGTGCCCGAGGAGTTCGGCGACTTCTCGCTGCGCCTGCGCTTCCGCGACGACGCCCCCGGCGACGCCCGCGCCAACAGCGGCGTGCAGGTGCGCTTCCCCGCCCTGCACGGGCCGGTCGAGGGCTGCCCGACGACGTTCAACGGCAGCGAGACGGGCAACCTGTCGTGGATCGCCGTCAACTGCGGCCACGAGGTGCAGATCAACGACTCGCCCGAGACGGGCTCGAACGACCCGCGCAAGACCGGCTCGATCTACGGGTTCGCCGACCTGACCCTGGCCGAGGCCATGCCGACGCCCAAGGGGACGTGGAACGACCTCGAGGTGCGCGTCGTCGGGCAGCACTACACGGTGATCCGCAACGGCGTCGTCATCAACGAGTACGAGAACGTGCCCGGCGTCCCGTTCCCCGGGCGGCCGAACGACCCCGACTCGAGCAGCCGCGGACTCGTCGGCCACGTCGGCCTGCAGGCGCACGGGAGCGCGCCCGACGTCGTGTCGTTCCGGGACGTGCGGGTGCGGCCCCTCGACTGA
- a CDS encoding DUF4352 domain-containing protein, with protein MSDQTPAPEPAPTQAELKRQAREARAIAKANRGWFARHKILTALGVMVLLAVVVSLSSGGDGDAPADVPPAAAEPDAAAEPDAGTDGPTEEPADEAAPEEPAGAAIGEPVRDGKFEFTVTAVEPGVAEVGSEYLNKQAQGQFVLVHVTVENIGDESQYFFADNQYAFDADGRRFSADSEASIYLEDSQSFVNEINPGNTVQGVVVFDVPADVTLTSLELHDSAFSGGVTVELG; from the coding sequence ATGTCCGACCAGACCCCCGCCCCCGAGCCCGCTCCCACGCAGGCCGAGCTCAAGCGCCAGGCCCGCGAGGCCCGGGCGATCGCGAAGGCGAACCGCGGCTGGTTCGCGCGCCACAAGATCCTCACCGCCCTCGGCGTGATGGTCCTCCTCGCCGTCGTGGTGTCGCTCTCCTCGGGCGGTGACGGCGACGCTCCCGCCGACGTCCCTCCCGCCGCGGCCGAGCCCGACGCCGCGGCCGAGCCCGACGCCGGCACGGACGGGCCGACCGAGGAGCCGGCCGACGAGGCCGCGCCCGAGGAGCCGGCCGGCGCGGCGATCGGCGAGCCGGTGCGCGACGGCAAGTTCGAGTTCACGGTCACGGCCGTCGAGCCCGGTGTCGCCGAGGTCGGCAGCGAGTACCTGAACAAGCAGGCGCAGGGCCAGTTCGTCCTGGTCCACGTCACGGTCGAGAACATCGGCGACGAGTCGCAGTACTTCTTCGCCGACAACCAGTACGCGTTCGACGCCGACGGCCGCCGCTTCTCGGCCGACTCCGAGGCGAGCATCTACCTCGAGGACTCGCAGTCCTTCGTCAACGAGATCAATCCCGGCAACACCGTCCAGGGCGTCGTGGTCTTCGACGTGCCCGCGGACGTGACGCTCACGTCGCTCGAGCTCCACGACTCCGCGTTCTCGGGCGGTGTCACGGTCGAGCTCGGCTGA
- a CDS encoding DUF2235 domain-containing protein, with protein MRRLVLCCDGTWNHAVNPQVSNIEKLARAVRPGLVPGADGRPDAVQVVGYVGGVGSRGYTLDRLVGGAFGYGFTRNVVEGYRFLAMNYAPGDEIVVIGYSRGAYTARSVVGMISQVGLLTPEAVDAGLLCEAERVYRLRADDGADGPAAEAVRREKARFKAEHSWDAPVRFLGVFDTVGALGVPVLSRRKHRFHDVRLSPMVQTARQALAIDERRITFAPCLWDVPDDDEPGRVEQVWFPGTHGDVGGGGARCGLSDLALRWMADELAAAGVVLDERRLASQTSRRAPLLLHQDPPWFFRLVNGVKRLRPRYERVDGRVVFRRGLRVLALPRPDGGWRDGVLLADTALRHVVRDDYLMRAPNLGWWVADAGGVEHVPTEHVRAARGDLRPLVPV; from the coding sequence ATGCGACGACTCGTCCTGTGCTGCGACGGCACGTGGAACCACGCGGTCAACCCGCAGGTGTCGAACATCGAGAAGCTGGCGCGCGCGGTGCGCCCGGGCCTGGTGCCCGGGGCGGACGGGCGGCCGGACGCCGTCCAGGTCGTGGGCTACGTGGGCGGCGTCGGCTCCCGCGGCTACACGCTCGACCGGCTGGTCGGCGGCGCGTTCGGCTACGGCTTCACGCGCAACGTCGTGGAGGGCTACCGGTTCCTCGCGATGAACTACGCGCCGGGCGACGAGATCGTCGTCATCGGGTACTCGCGCGGCGCCTACACCGCGCGCAGCGTCGTCGGGATGATCTCGCAGGTCGGGCTGCTCACGCCCGAGGCCGTCGACGCGGGCCTGCTCTGCGAGGCCGAGCGCGTCTACCGGCTGCGCGCCGACGACGGCGCGGACGGCCCCGCGGCCGAGGCGGTGCGGCGCGAGAAGGCGCGGTTCAAGGCGGAGCACTCCTGGGACGCGCCGGTGCGGTTCCTCGGCGTCTTCGACACCGTGGGTGCGCTCGGGGTCCCCGTGCTGTCCCGGCGCAAGCACCGGTTCCACGACGTGCGGCTCTCGCCCATGGTGCAGACGGCCCGGCAGGCGCTCGCGATCGACGAGCGCCGCATCACCTTCGCCCCGTGCCTGTGGGACGTGCCCGACGACGACGAGCCCGGCCGGGTCGAGCAGGTGTGGTTCCCGGGCACGCACGGCGACGTCGGGGGCGGCGGGGCGCGGTGCGGGCTGTCGGACCTCGCGCTCCGGTGGATGGCCGACGAGCTCGCGGCCGCCGGCGTCGTGCTCGACGAGCGCCGCCTGGCGAGCCAGACGTCCCGGCGCGCCCCGCTCCTGCTGCACCAGGACCCGCCGTGGTTCTTCCGGCTGGTCAACGGCGTCAAGCGGCTGCGGCCCCGGTACGAGCGGGTCGACGGCCGGGTCGTCTTCCGCCGCGGGCTGCGCGTGCTCGCGCTGCCGCGGCCGGACGGCGGGTGGCGCGACGGCGTGCTGCTCGCCGACACGGCGCTGCGGCACGTGGTGCGCGACGACTACCTCATGCGCGCGCCGAACCTCGGCTGGTGGGTGGCCGACGCCGGCGGCGTCGAGCACGTCCCGACCGAGCACGTGCGCGCCGCGCGCGGCGACCTGCGCCCGCTCGTGCCCGTGTGA
- a CDS encoding carbohydrate ABC transporter permease — protein sequence MHLRPARRRWRRRWRRRGRGSLVGLVVVYVAQVAAVSIYMLRNYFETVPVSLEEAAAIDGATRGQVIRKISIPLAMPAIVSNALFIFMIAWNEFLFALLFLVERRDRWTVSLGLSQLSGSIEVPTTVLMAGSVILTLPVVVLFFFSERYLAGGLTAGAEKG from the coding sequence GTGCACCTCCGACCCGCCCGCCGACGGTGGCGGCGACGGTGGCGGCGGCGAGGGCGGGGCTCGCTCGTCGGGCTCGTCGTCGTCTACGTCGCGCAGGTCGCCGCCGTGTCGATCTACATGCTGCGCAACTACTTCGAGACGGTGCCGGTCAGCCTCGAGGAGGCCGCGGCGATCGACGGGGCGACCCGGGGCCAGGTGATCCGGAAGATCAGCATCCCGCTCGCGATGCCCGCGATCGTCTCCAACGCCCTGTTCATCTTCATGATCGCGTGGAACGAGTTCCTGTTCGCCCTGCTGTTCCTCGTCGAGCGCCGCGACCGGTGGACGGTCTCGCTCGGCCTGTCGCAGCTGTCGGGGAGCATCGAGGTGCCGACCACGGTCCTCATGGCCGGCTCGGTCATCCTCACGCTGCCGGTCGTCGTGCTGTTCTTCTTCTCCGAGCGGTACCTCGCGGGCGGGCTGACGGCAGGCGCCGAGAAGGGCTGA
- a CDS encoding sensor histidine kinase — MSQPIAHDAGLTDVGRAPGDRAPGRSWTSRGGTVVAVTVSAFSALTAAAWADMPGDASTSLAILAALIGLILAGLLVLRRRYPVQLNLAASAAPLLLPLDSSAALLTLPWVYATSTSRRTVAGCTAATAAGTAAALVRDALRAPEHRVFAVFDESGALTSAPGTLSFVFWGLFFLGASVAAGLVRRSRATADRARVAEASAEAAREAQVAQTAVLRDRMTRQEERELIAREVHDTVAHHIATISLQASALEVARGEDPEAREAAREVRASAQRAIAEMRTLLSTLRDGDGTLLPGTSLEDLVPLLERLRDGGAGITSSIFVSDGHTAAPALTRATFRIVQESVTNALKHAPGSPVDVTVRAARATGVDVRVTNRLTDEPAPAAPGTGAGITGMRERVQALGGTLDVHVDDGRHVVAAHLPWVDAEHPEADTASVR; from the coding sequence ATGTCCCAGCCCATTGCCCACGACGCCGGCCTGACCGACGTCGGGCGTGCACCGGGCGACCGCGCCCCGGGCCGGAGCTGGACGTCGCGCGGCGGGACGGTCGTGGCGGTGACCGTCTCGGCGTTCAGCGCGCTCACGGCCGCGGCGTGGGCCGACATGCCCGGGGACGCCTCGACGAGTCTCGCGATCCTCGCCGCCCTGATCGGACTGATCCTTGCGGGCCTTCTCGTGCTGCGCCGCCGGTACCCGGTCCAGCTCAACCTCGCGGCGTCGGCCGCACCGCTCCTGCTCCCGCTCGACTCGTCGGCGGCGCTCCTGACCCTGCCGTGGGTCTACGCGACGTCGACGTCGCGTAGGACGGTGGCCGGTTGCACGGCCGCGACGGCGGCGGGCACCGCAGCAGCCCTCGTCCGTGATGCGCTGCGAGCACCGGAGCACCGGGTGTTCGCCGTGTTCGACGAGAGCGGCGCGCTGACCTCCGCCCCCGGCACGCTCTCGTTCGTCTTCTGGGGACTGTTCTTCCTCGGCGCGTCCGTCGCCGCGGGCCTCGTGCGGCGCTCGCGCGCGACCGCCGACCGGGCGCGCGTGGCGGAGGCGTCGGCCGAGGCGGCGCGCGAGGCGCAGGTCGCGCAGACCGCGGTGCTGCGCGACCGGATGACGCGGCAGGAGGAGCGCGAGCTCATCGCGCGCGAGGTGCACGACACCGTCGCGCACCACATCGCGACCATCTCCCTGCAGGCGTCCGCGCTCGAGGTCGCGCGAGGGGAAGACCCCGAGGCCCGCGAGGCGGCGCGGGAGGTGCGCGCCTCGGCCCAGCGGGCGATCGCCGAGATGCGCACCCTGCTGTCGACGCTGCGGGACGGCGACGGCACCCTGCTGCCGGGCACGAGCCTCGAGGACCTCGTCCCGCTGCTCGAGCGGCTGCGCGACGGGGGCGCGGGGATCACGAGCAGCATCTTCGTCTCCGACGGCCACACCGCGGCACCGGCGCTGACCCGGGCGACGTTCCGGATCGTGCAGGAGTCGGTCACGAACGCCCTCAAGCACGCGCCCGGCTCCCCCGTCGACGTGACGGTGCGGGCGGCGCGCGCGACGGGCGTCGACGTGCGCGTGACCAACCGCCTCACGGACGAGCCCGCGCCGGCCGCACCGGGGACCGGTGCGGGCATCACGGGCATGCGCGAACGCGTCCAGGCGCTCGGCGGCACGCTCGACGTCCACGTCGACGACGGCCGGCACGTCGTCGCAGCACACCTCCCCTGGGTCGACGCGGAGCACCCGGAGGCGGACACCGCATCCGTACGCTGA